GTATGAGTTAGGAGAGAATGCTATGTTATGACAGAAAGTTTTGCAACAAACTACAgggaaagttaagatgattcaggaagATGAAGGCATCTCAGactagggagaagagttatcatgataagaggaggaaggatattgaattccaagttggtgatcatgtattttttAGAGTTAATCCCGTGACTGGTGTTGGGCGTGCTTTGATGTGTAAGTTGAGGCCACGTTTTTCCGGTCCGTACGAGCTTGTGGATAAGGTTGGAGTAGTGGTGTATCATGTTGCGTTACCGCTGTCGTTGTCAAATctgcataatattttttatgtgtcTCAACTTTGGAAGTATGTTTACGACCCGTCACATGTGATTCAAATGAATGATTTGGAAGTTAGGGATAATATGACAGTTGAGACTTGGCCGGTGAGGATTGAAGATCGAGAGGTTAAGCGGCTAAGAGAAAAAATGATTATCTTGGCGAAGGTGATTTGGATTGAACCTACGAGGGAGATCATAACTTGGGAATCAGATAGTCGGATGAAGGAATTgtatccagagttgtttccTTCGggtaattttcgaggacgaaaattctttaaagggggagagttgtaacaccccgattttcgctaggattatttatttattaattatatctATTTAAATTCTTATTTGATGTGTTTGATTTGGGGATTAATGTAGTTTTAGACGATAAgagtattttgatcatttgaGGAGTAAGGGcattttgataattttagtgTTCGGTATCTTAAGTATTTAGGCGCGTAAGATTATTTAGTGAAGTTATGAGTAACTTTGTTAATTAATAGAATAGTGATGTATGAGTAATAATGGGGGTTTGAATGAAGCAATTATGTACTGATATTTATGAGTACATGAAAGTTACTAAGCCCATTCGTGAATTAAGCCCAAAAGTATATAAGAGAAGCAGCCTCTATGAAAATTAGGTCAAGAGCTCATTATCACAATTGAGAGAAAAGAGGCGGAgtaggagaagagagaaaaatagagagaaagaggaagaaagaagaaTTTCAAGGGAGAAGAAGATCTAGCTTGAAGAAACTCAAGAGGGAGAGTAGATTGGAGCTTATAGCTTAGCTTTTCGAAGTTTAAGGTAAGAGGGGAGTTTATCTTCACCAGTTAGAGATTATGAGTGATTGCGTGGTAATGagtcatgtttttattttttatttttttttaaagatttcaTGAAAttggtactccctccgtttcaaaatataagcaaaatacattttttaggtttatttatttaatgatgtaagtggttcataatatggaccacatacataattaaatgaatgaacctaaaaagtgaattttgcttatattttgaaacggagggagtattggtTTAAGTTGATTTTCGTGCTCCACTAATTATGCTAATTTTGGGTATGATcaaatttgtgaaattaagttgttaataTGCTTAAACTCATGTTTTTGATGATATAGAATgagtgttttgagattttagtttaattatgtgaaaatcatgatattgttgatgattattgcTCAAACTATGTTTTAATTACTGGCCATGTTATTGTGTATGTGTTATGTTGAAAATTCGTAGAAGTGATTATGCTAAATGTGTTGTTTGAATTAAGTTGTGGTTTGTTATGAATTGTGTGAGAAATGGGTCATAATCATGGaatattgttgttttgatgaattgaaatacatttcctttttttttttaattagacaTTGTTGTTCcattattattttcaacttcATATTTATGTTTTATCAAAGATTAACATCTTTGTTTTCGTGAGCTTATCTTAGttgataggaacaatgcataatatatgcatggtCTAGGGTTCAAACctcaaccacaaaaaaaaaattagtatctTTAATCGAGTGGtaatgttttttaaattattttttattttcaagccCTAAAATTTTGGGTTTTCTAATCTTTAGTAaaatatctacttttttttttttcaaaataaaaaattgggaaATGAGAGCAAATGATTCATATCTACAATTGTGTTTGAATCGTTTTCATCAtcatgatttgatttttattttttattggtttattaAGTCAagtttttgttgaatattttatcattcatttCTCTAATAGTCTAAAATTTTTCTTGACATGAAACCGCAGAAGATGAAAAGAATATACGCTAACCGGCCAGTGGTGGATTATGAATATGTTGCGAGATATGTGATGAAGGTGAAGGTAAGTTATATTATGGATTCTTTCACACATATATGTTTTCAATGTAGAATTAATAATCAATGAAATTTTTCAGTTTTgatgagtctaatagatctttttCATGCAGACTCGATTTCAACATGCTGGTCATGTGTATTCGTCGTTTCTAGACATACTGCAAATGTAcagacaaaaagaaaagaatcttGATGAAGTCATTCGTGAGGTATGTGGTCAAAATGACAATTGAGATACCATAAAAATACTATTGCTATCACAATTAATGCAGCTATAAACTACAATTACATATAtgcctttttatttttctttcctctTGTGTGATACTCATTAATTTTCATTATGATTTTACTTCTTCAGGTTGCTATACTCTTTCA
Above is a genomic segment from Medicago truncatula cultivar Jemalong A17 chromosome 5, MtrunA17r5.0-ANR, whole genome shotgun sequence containing:
- the LOC11408137 gene encoding paired amphipathic helix protein Sin3-like 6, whose translation is MKRIYANRPVVDYEYVARYVMKVKTRFQHAGHVYSSFLDILQMYRQKEKNLDEVIREVAILFQGHDDLIHEFANFLPLRG